Below is a genomic region from Henckelia pumila isolate YLH828 chromosome 3, ASM3356847v2, whole genome shotgun sequence.
TCCACACGCCCCCGTTCAAACTTGACCAAGATCGCCGTCTAGTAAGACTCGGAATATTTCGTGTTActcaaaattgcaattttttctGCGACGTGGAAACATAGCCATTCCGACGAAAATAGGCTAAAattgtccaaaaattaaaagatatatgtTATCTTTTTGGGTTGAAAGTATCAGACATTTATTGCTTCGACGATTaaatcagttttttttttttaaaaaaaaatcaaaatgaagTGATGTTGATGATGATTGCAGTGAAATTTTCGACAATTTACTAAACGTTAAAATTTATGGTTAGGatgcaatttaaatatttaaataatatattgaaaTAACATCTTTCGAAATGGTCATAACTTGTTCACAACTATATTCTCGCTAATGTCGAAATTATGCATCAAACCAAACAACCAAAAGACATttgttataaataaataaataaaaaattgttgCTTATGCATGATAAGATGCGATGTTTGAGCCGTGCAACAAACAaattgatgtagccaaaaattgATTGTACTCGACAAGCTGCTTTCGCAAAATTCGGAGTATGAATAGTTCCTTGTATGTTCTCAATCGAGATCTTCACAAAACAAAGTTAGAGGAGCAGGGAGGGTTCTCggcgaaggcactccgacgctcaagttagtgattactcaaggaataataattgaGAGTAGAGCGCTATAGTGCTAAAGAAAGTGTGTgccttaataatgaggtgacttgagctatttatagatattcggagaATTTCATGGGCTTCAGCTTTTTATGGCGCCTTTTGTAGAATTTTGGATttgcttaaattaaatataaataatacttaAATAAGCTTGGACCgcaaaaatatttggagtgaAACTTTATAATTGAGCTCAGGCACAGTGAAATTTTTAGATGTAACCCATCTATATATATAGTGTTTCAATCACGTTTTCGTTAGAGATTATTATAGATTTCATCGATAATACTAATGAGTAATACTCTTGTGAAACGGTTtcattcgtgagacgggtcaaccctacccatatttataataataagtaatacttttgacaaaaaatgtaatactttttaatgaataacccatataagagacccgTTTAAAAAAAGTAACCCTTtagaccgtctcataggagtttttgtcaatactaattattaatattaataataaataaataaataagtcaAGATTCCCAGTTGCTTATTACAGCATAAAAAGGAAGAGCTTCGGCAAAATATTCCCCCTTCTTAGCTTTTGTTGTTTTATACAAACTAAATATACTGTATACTCACTCCTCTTCTTTCCTATATATTAAACAAAACATTCAATTCACTCTTGTTCATTTCGCCTGAGCTAAGGAATCCACCTCTAGCTCTCACCACCGCCCAATCATGGAGGCAACGCTCGTTCAACCACGCAACAGCCTGCTTATGCCGCCTCGAATCAACCGGAGAATCGCCATGCACGGTCACGTACGTTCTCTTTTTGTACACAACACTTTGGACACATCGACTACTTCCCCTCGTGAACCCAAAACCGGCGTATACAACGATAACTGGTTCGATCGTCTCGCCATTCGCCATCTCTCTCACAGCTTACAATCTTCCACAggcatttattatatatatttcaccTCCCTCTTCTATATTTATTAACTAAAGACACATGTATGTAGTACTTTTGTTGATatgatctttttatttttattcattaaCTAAAAGGGCTGCGGAGTGAGAAGAGGGGGTACGATGGGCTGATTGAGGCGGCGACGATGGCGTCGCGACGCTTTAACCCGAGCCAACAAAGAAGCCTAGTGATTCAAACTCTTGAGACAGCCTTCCCTAGGCCTATACTGTCCTTGGCAAGTTTCCGTTACCTAAACCCTTTAAATTTTCATATTCTCTAGTtgttttgaaattaaattacaaaattatctcaaatgcatatttattatatgtttttattCGACACTCATGAAATTATAAAACTATTTCAAATGCGCTTGTGTTCTATATATATCTCTATTTGACACTCTGATGGGACTGCCTTACAATTAAAAATGCTTCAAATGATGATGAAGAATACATGAGGGAATCaaattacaaaattaaatataagttTAAGAGTTGACTTGGAGCTTGCTAGGTAGCTCGTATAGAAAAATAACATCGAATAtatatctctctctctctatatatatacatacatgcaaatattaGTAGTTTTTATTTCGTCACCCAAGATCAAAAAACAAGACGTACAAGTTTAGGATTAATATTTTACCAAAATAGGTCGGCAAGGCTAGaagtttggttttattttttaaaaaaataattgcatGTCGCTttcattttaaatcatattacatGAGAAGaatcaaaattaataaattggacatatttatttaaaaattcaagTGTGCTAGGAATTAGAGTATATgagttgagaatgagatcaATCCCATTCATACAACCAATGTCATGGACTCCAAAAATGCTTCACTCCGGAATCGTAAACATTGGATTTGCGTTGATGCATTAAATAATTTAACATTttcatttgtaatatttatgaaTTTACATAATTTTTTGCCAAAATTAATGAAGCCCATTAATATACACACGCACATAAACATCAACATAGTTCCCTTTTTATGTAGAGAAGATCAAAGCAGTGATGCCACCGTCTAAGTTTGCAAGGGAATACTTTGCCATCTTCACAACAATTTTCTTCTCATGGCTAGTTGGTCCCTGTGAGGTATATATAGCTAGCTATCTAACAACTATTGAATCGTAGATGTCATGTGCCTGCATTATATTATTGTTGAAATTAACAGCGAGTTAACACGTCCCAAAACTCGATCGATGCAAGGTCAAAGAGGCGGAGTTCGAAgggaaaagagaaaagaatgtAGTGTACGTACCGAAATGCAGGTATAGTGTCGATCGATGATcaatatttatgtttatataattAGTGAATTTCTTGTTTAATAAATTGTAGTACTGGATATTCATCACATGATCATCTTAGTTCGAAATTTTCTTCAGGTTTTTGGAGGGGACAAATTGTGTGGGAATGTGCACCAACCTTTGCAAGATGCCCTCTCAAGCATTCATCAAGGAATCACTGGGAATGCCCATCAACATGGTTCCCAGTAAgtagtttaaaataattaactAGTGGTGCTAATTTTCCAagttacacacatatattttgtttttcatttaaTTTGGGGTATAGTATATATTGTACTTGTTTGTTGAACCACACATGCATGAAGtataatgttttatttttttaatattttggtggTTAAGAAATTAAAGATGTATTTTGTGTAAGCACATTAGAGGACAAAAGGGAAAAAGGTGAATGATACCCAAGGAGGATAAACAGTGTGTGCACTAAAACTCGGAGACCTGGCAGATTAAAATCAATGGAGGACCCCATTTATTAGCCACTCGAGGCTTCGAGTAGACCCACACAATATTGCCAATTTGAAATTAAGCTCCACCATGTAATGTATACCAACAACATATCATGTGCATGTATAACTTGCGGTGGCAATAACATCAAGAAATATCTAAAGttgaagttatttattttatttaatgaatcTTTAATTTTGCATCCATCTAATaattagttatatatatataattatgtgaTTCAAATCATCTCTTGAACAGTTGTAAATTTGACAGATTTTGAAGATATGAGCTGTGAAATGATATTTGGTCAAGAACCTCCGTCGCAGTCCAGTGATCCAGCTTTCACCCAGCCGTGCTTCAAGCAATGTAATCGATTTTCACTTCAATTTCACAtgtataacatcatatcaacaaTCTCTgtgaaaatgactaaaatttgaCAAAAATTGAAATACATATATATGACTAAAACCTGATTTTAATAACATATATGATCAAAAATTGCAAGTAGACAAACATACGAGACGAAAATGAAAGTTTTCCCAATTGAACATGTCATGATATTTGTCCTCTCAAAACATATAACATTGACAAAAAAAATGTTCATTGTTCCATATATAAGAGAGAAGTGTCTTTTTAATTTATGGGATTGTATGCTCATTATTCTTAATTATGACTATGTTCATGCAGGCAAAGAAGTGAGGAAACATCACAAGAACTGCACAAACTAGTAATGTGGAGTGATCGCCACAAATCCGGTCCGAAACGTCCATgaaacataaatattctggTGATCGACATTTGTTTGCTCGTGTTATTTTCGAATCATTCGTCATAAGACTAATGTTGAATAAAAAGATTCAAAGGATTTAAAATCAATGGATTTCAAGTTagactttaattttttttcaattgcATACAATTATTAACAATCTTCAATTGAAGTTTTGGACTTATTTAAGTTGGAATGTTTTACACCAAGTTGGCACTCAGCAGCAGAATGTAAAAGTGGTTCGACTCATGATTAGTTTGTAGTGTTTAAGGACAGCAAAATTGGGCACACACAGTAATGTCTCCCACTTCAAGTGCTCTCTGTATATACTACAAGTTTCCaaaataaaattccttctctCTCATTGAGGAACATTGGGAAAAGTGTTGAGAATTGAGTGGACTTTTCTATTGGGTTTTAATTACTAAAGAAATTActtttttattgggtttaataaatcatatgaaatatgatttaacTAATTATTTCTGAAATTTTGACCAGTATGATTTTGCGGGGTGAAACGGATTAGAGAAGAGGGGCGTTTCTCGTTTAGCCCAATAAAGTTTGGGGCTTGTTAGAATAGTCCATTTTGTACACTTGGCAGGCTTGAGTCCAAGTTAATTAGTATGTCTTTATTATATGTACTCGTTATATGAAATGACTATGGATGTTTCCAAGTgagattatatatatgtataatataaTGATTTTTAACTCTAATTTTTTGTAGATCATGGAGTTAAAGGTAAAAATGAAACTAAAAAAATGTATGATCAAATAATGCATCATCATTCGTATCAAACCGTGTCTAAAAACAAATTCGAAAATCCCACTCGCGTGGAAGCATCATAAAAATGTTGTGTGTTTTTCGAAAAACACTCTTATGAACTCGAATAATTCAATTATATTCTTGACTAATTATTTGATCATGTGAAAGCATCTTAAAAACAAAACGTgtcttaaaaaacacaaaacattGACATGTGCGAATGCAAAGAGTACCTCCACACCTGCAGAGATAAGCTTGTCTCCAAGAATGACCCGCATGCGAAACTCAAGGGCTTCGAAAACATACCGACCCGAATCACGTACTAATCGATATATTAATTACAAGAATATAATTAATATGATTTCTTAATTCGATACAAATTTCAAACTATTGTCGAGTATAAAAAAATGGATCGATGGATCAGTTGCGATAAAAATGTGACTATGAATAGAGAAAAAAGAATGAAATGAGATATATAGAGTAACACTTGCTTGTGTCCCATTTCGGAACACCTTTAAGCTGAAAAGCGAGGGTGCATGGCTTCCCCACTATTCCAGTACCCTTTTTTTTTAGCCTTCACGTGGTGGTCCTATTTTGGTGGCGCCACTAGTCGATGTTGTAGGTCCATTTCTACCTGGAAGAGGTTGACATTGAAATTAATTACTATTATTTATACCCTACACATATATATTAGTATATGTAGTTATGTGTTAATTGGATTGGTtcaaaaatcactcaaaaaaaaaaaagaaagaaagaaagtcATCGCCGTCGATGAGCTGCAGCAATACCAGAAGTTTAGATCGAGAACGACGATGAATACGAGCTGTGCGGAAATAGTCACCATACCTTGGCTGATGCAATTAATTAGTACGTAGATTCTAAAATAATATTGTTGATGTGTTAATTGTGTTTTATAtcgattaaataaaatttttaaaagttttttataTAGACAAAGACAACTCTTAACAAATATAACCTATGTTTACTCTCGTTTCTTGAGATGTGATTCTCAGAATTACCTTTAatattctgaaaaaaaaaaatggccTATATTttcttaatattattattactttTTCTTTTAGAAAAACATTATAATTAATTCACCCTGTGTGGGGcataataaattaattgatttcACCCCGATCTGAGGGCAGTGGTTGTGCGTACGCGGTACGAATGATACACTTAGAAATTCGCAATAGAAAGAAACACACTGCAAAGTTATTCGAGTACAAATCTGTAAACAAAATTAATTGCCatcaataacttaaaatcagaAGCATTCAAATGAAAAGATGGCGACAGCTCTAATATGTTTTATATTTTGTACTAGCTACTTGGAATCACTCCATTTTCTTTATTCATCcttccattttattttttacattCACACTCCTATAAAATAGGTGCTCATAATACAAAACTGAGAATACAAATAAATCAAACTATTCGTGAATAACTCGTGAACGATTTAATCAAGTTCAAATAGCTCGACTTTTCACTCGAATCAAGTTTTACTTTTGATTGTTTCTACTCAAGCAGCTCGATCGCAAGCTACTCGAATAATTGTAcacaattttttatatatagaaatatatataatataaaagtaTTTTCTTCTATCTAATAAAAGAGtttaaactttaaaatcatGGTACAAATATTTTCAACCTCATTGATGGGTTATTACCCAATTTGACTTTCTGTCGGGCCCAAGCTCAATGACTCAATCCATATGGGTCCCATATTACTCCGATATTTATTTGAACACTTTATCAAGGCCCATAAATACCTCAAAACCCATAAGAGGCTAAAGTCCATGAAACTCTCtgattatctataaatagctcaagttctctcattattaaggtacacattctatagtcacatgctctagttttctagaacttttattgggcatatactgacttgagcgtcggagtgtcttCGCCGGGCAACTCCCGgcgccactcactttgctttgtgatgcaggtaacAACCCACGAAGATCGAACTTTGGAACAACCCGAGTATTAATCCGGTTATCCAGATCTCCACCCGTTACCCAGTTTTTTTCCAATcgggtaatatcaatttttcgCTACTTCAGCTTGGCGCCATCCGTGGGAACTTGTTCACTGCATCATTGAGAATGCATACTCCATCACAAACAACTCAAGGAAATAATCGCaatggagactcacctccaatcTCCAAACCACCGCATGTATTTAGTTTCACCCAAGAAACGTTGACAGTCTTAATGGAAGGAACAGCTGCACGCGCAGCAACTGAAGCAGTCGCTCAGCTCGTGACATCTCGTCAACGCCGGAGCACCGACAAGAGAGCTCATAAAATAGGGTCATCATCTTGTGACCCTGATAAAAAAGACCCAAAGAAAACTAAGTCTAAAGTTAATGACAAAGATCTTGAGGGGAAcaagaaaaatactactcaTAAAGAGGGTGAAACAAGTTCTCACATAGCTCACGACGTCTCTGACGAAAACAATACCACTAATACAACCCGTGGGGAGGGATCTCACACATATGTAACTGGAGAGAATTCGTCAGCAATCTTGCCTGCACGTCGGAGCCCGTTCACTAACGTCATTCTATCTGAATCATTGCCTAAGAAAGTTAAAATCCCCAACCtacctgagttcgatggaacTAGTGATCCTCAAGATCATATTAACAAATTCTACGCAAAAGCATATTTGTATGACATCACAGATGCTGCTTATTGCAAGATATTTCGAACAACGTTATCATGGTCACATGGTTCAATAAGCTGCCATCCGGATCTATTGCCAACTTGGAGCAACTTACCGAGTGCTTCatccaacaattctcaattaacaagaAATACCCAAAAACAACAGCGTATCGATTTACAATCGTTCAGAAAGATGGAGAAAGCTTAAGAAAATATGTTCAACGATTTACTCACGCAGTTCACGAAGTCCTACACGTGAACCACGATTTGCTGGCTGGAATAATGCAGCAAAACTTTCTTTCTGGAAGGTTCAAAGAATCTATAGCAGGAAAATCCCCGAACACCTTGGAGGAGCTATTGTCTAGAGCCGAAAAATACATACGCATCGAGGAAACTGATGAGTTGCACTCCTCGCGAAAAGAAAAATGAGAAGAAAAAAACGATGAAATATAACGCAAGACGGAGAGTCATGCCAATCTACAGAAACTCTACACTCATAGGGCAAATAACTGCAAGCTAAAATAGATTGCTTGCTACCACTTTATTTGCCTTATGGATAAAttgttttcatttattttatgtttaataaTAAACTATATTGATTTGTTTACTtttctatttaattatataGAAAGGAACCCAACTTCGTTAACGAATACTTAACTcatactgttggaaaactggcgagttcccagaccaattacgattgatacccggtgcagcggaagtttaaaaattttttcatggaacgtttccatggtatgggtatcaaccgttcatcgattgaattacgtgtgtgtaaaatttaaataacaattaaataaattttacctcaaatctcgcaacgagattaatggacaccaacagaacaattctgctcttgttgtctctccctggaaccgatgaactccttcaatcaggtccacgaacagaggtttaatccctctgatagattgcactagaaaatctatcagaagttttctgcgaagagaatacacgaatttgattcgttattccttactgcgattcaaaatcacagaccggaattttctcgggcagagggggaggggtcggccgaaatttcttttagagagactagggttttcgatttttgctctcaaaaattatgacctattgtgtaatttctgtactgaaataacttatttataatgcaggccactaacaccttagggcccattaatcataagctggggcccgacaagcaaagcccgctcgttcagaaattaatataaaatttcatcgtgactccgattgatgaactgatttcaccaatgtgcacagaaaccatttctgcacattttaaagtcaaaataaattttcctgaatccgaattcagtggtttccaaaaatg
It encodes:
- the LOC140893190 gene encoding beta-carotene isomerase D27, chloroplastic-like — its product is MEATLVQPRNSLLMPPRINRRIAMHGHVRSLFVHNTLDTSTTSPREPKTGVYNDNWFDRLAIRHLSHSLQSSTGLRSEKRGYDGLIEAATMASRRFNPSQQRSLVIQTLETAFPRPILSLIKAVMPPSKFAREYFAIFTTIFFSWLVGPCEVKEAEFEGKREKNVVYVPKCRFLEGTNCVGMCTNLCKMPSQAFIKESLGMPINMVPNFEDMSCEMIFGQEPPSQSSDPAFTQPCFKQCKEVRKHHKNCTN